One genomic window of Mucilaginibacter sp. SJ includes the following:
- a CDS encoding thermonuclease family protein has product MIFKKYSALLVLVFLIIAGCNPNNTKQPDAGVYKVVKIKDGDTLGLLTGDNQQITVRLAEIDCPEKSQAFGQAAKKFTSDLCFGKEVKLIGNEHDRYGRTVAQVVLIDGTNVNYALVKNGYAWRYKAYSKNTELAALEQQAREDKLGLWQDANPTPPWDFRREKKQPKTDSLQTPKPKKHYRKRKPRLEYAA; this is encoded by the coding sequence ATGATATTTAAAAAGTACTCTGCCCTCCTCGTCCTTGTATTCCTTATAATTGCCGGTTGTAATCCCAATAATACCAAACAACCCGATGCCGGTGTTTATAAAGTTGTGAAGATAAAAGATGGTGATACTTTGGGTTTGCTTACCGGCGATAACCAGCAGATTACTGTGAGGCTTGCCGAAATTGACTGCCCCGAAAAATCGCAGGCCTTTGGACAGGCAGCTAAAAAATTCACTTCCGATCTGTGTTTTGGTAAAGAGGTGAAATTAATTGGCAACGAGCATGATCGCTATGGCCGTACCGTTGCGCAGGTGGTACTTATCGATGGCACTAATGTAAATTATGCGCTGGTAAAAAACGGCTACGCCTGGCGGTATAAAGCCTATTCCAAAAACACCGAACTGGCTGCTCTGGAACAACAGGCCCGCGAAGACAAACTTGGTTTATGGCAGGATGCCAATCCTACCCCGCCCTGGGACTTTCGCCGGGAAAAGAAACAACCTAAAACAGACTCACTTCAAACTCCTAAACCTAAAAAACATTACCGGAAGCGTAAGCCAAGACTTGAATATGCAGCCTAA
- a CDS encoding ferritin — translation MKDLLRIKSLISSDIEVLLNQQVKKEAFSSSAYLAMASWCNRNGYDFSSEYFFKQAEEERHHQLKFYKYILDMGGNAVSPEVTGIKQEYNSFREVFEEALDQEISVTNSIKNIYARCMKEQDFVTMEFLNWFLKEQREEEYKARRALELFEVIGEEGTGRWQIDKHVGQIKYDSEA, via the coding sequence ATGAAAGACCTACTCCGCATAAAAAGCCTGATATCATCAGATATCGAAGTGCTTTTAAATCAGCAAGTTAAAAAAGAAGCATTTTCTTCGTCAGCATATTTGGCCATGGCTTCATGGTGCAACCGCAATGGTTATGATTTTTCGTCAGAATATTTTTTCAAACAGGCCGAAGAAGAGCGCCATCACCAGTTAAAATTTTATAAATATATCCTTGATATGGGCGGCAATGCCGTATCACCTGAGGTAACCGGCATTAAACAGGAATATAACTCATTCCGCGAAGTATTTGAAGAAGCCCTTGACCAGGAGATCAGCGTTACCAATTCTATCAAAAACATTTATGCACGCTGCATGAAAGAGCAGGACTTTGTAACTATGGAGTTCCTGAACTGGTTCCTGAAAGAACAACGCGAAGAAGAATACAAAGCCCGTCGCGCTCTCGAACTGTTCGAAGTTATCGGCGAAGAAGGCACCGGCAGATGGCAGATTGACAAACATGTTGGTCAGATAAAATATGATAGTGAGGCGTAA
- a CDS encoding DUF1203 domain-containing protein: MNTFKIVPLSKSFATKIRATMTDDFGGEVAEQPATGLGPCRVSLKPFERNVDKRLLLKHSPFEIENAYNQPGPIFIHAKDVEEYSDIYRFPPEIKANKKSFPLSLIGYSKAQHMVLTRLVGDADVDELIDEIFVENDNVEYLHARNAQACCFICKIERV; the protein is encoded by the coding sequence ATGAACACATTTAAAATTGTACCGCTATCAAAATCATTCGCCACAAAAATAAGGGCAACCATGACCGACGATTTTGGAGGCGAAGTGGCTGAACAACCGGCTACCGGACTTGGGCCATGCCGGGTTTCACTTAAACCATTTGAACGTAACGTTGATAAACGCCTGCTGCTAAAGCATTCGCCTTTTGAAATCGAAAATGCCTATAACCAGCCGGGGCCTATTTTTATTCACGCTAAAGATGTGGAGGAATACAGCGACATTTATCGTTTCCCGCCGGAGATTAAGGCTAATAAAAAGAGTTTCCCGCTGTCGCTCATCGGTTACAGCAAAGCGCAGCACATGGTTTTAACCCGGCTTGTTGGTGATGCCGATGTTGATGAACTGATCGATGAAATATTTGTCGAAAATGATAATGTTGAATATTTGCATGCCAGAAATGCCCAGGCATGCTGTTTTATATGCAAAATTGAGCGTGTTTGA
- a CDS encoding penicillin acylase family protein, with amino-acid sequence MKFTKALLSIFITLALIWALQTKFDTKKFGAIPPLGKLLSPADGFWQNAESKHILPTLDLKLKGLQGKVTIKFDENHIPHIFAENEHDLYFAQGYMTATDRLWQMDIQTRQAAGRLAEVIGPKVLDIDRYHRRMGMVYGAEKTIKAMMADPVVRNMILAYTDGINSYIHQLSPRNYPIEFKLLNYAPEDWKPINCAFLLKLMSETLAGGSNEFAMTNILRKFGPTTTNDLFPDYPMHEDPIIPTGTKWDYFKPLPIPKPSANFLAGMADSANTKPRVEGIGSNNWAVAGSKTASGYPILANDPHLNLTLPSIWYQVQLSAPGMNVYGVSLPGAPCVILGFNNNISWGITNVDADVLDWYQEKFRNTKMDEYWYNNKWNKTTRRIEKIEVLGQKAVYDTIVYTHHGPVVYQNNAQKADGPDFVPVGHSLRWIAHESSNELMAMYLLNTGKNYDDYRKALTFFSAPASNFVFASKDDIAITPNGKYPLKYKDQGKFILDGTDPADDWHGWIPFEQDPTITNPPRGFVSSANQSSTDPSYPYYINWSFAPYERGKRINDRLSVMTKATVDSMRILQTDVYSIRAQDILPTLLKYIDPTKLDAAQLSAYDQINMWDKNFSPNSIGATVFANWWSQLYNAVWGDDFADKTLQNNFPSVDRTEKLLLKEPTSKWFDDIRTPAKETAADIVNKAFAAAVKEITDKCGKPGANWQWGKFKKMEIASLSRQPAFGSGNFESGGTASTVNALHDGHGPSWRMVVQMGPQVKGYGIFPGGESGNPGSFFYNDMFKTWNEGQLKELLFMQSVNEQSPRIKSTYTITGK; translated from the coding sequence ATGAAGTTTACAAAAGCGCTCCTATCCATATTTATAACACTTGCCCTGATCTGGGCATTGCAAACTAAATTCGACACCAAAAAATTTGGCGCTATACCCCCACTCGGTAAATTGCTGAGCCCGGCCGATGGCTTTTGGCAAAATGCCGAAAGCAAGCACATTTTGCCAACACTCGACCTGAAACTTAAAGGCTTGCAGGGTAAAGTTACCATCAAATTTGATGAAAACCACATTCCGCACATTTTTGCAGAGAATGAACATGACCTGTACTTTGCCCAGGGATACATGACAGCAACCGACCGCCTTTGGCAAATGGATATCCAAACCCGGCAGGCAGCAGGCAGGCTGGCCGAAGTTATCGGCCCTAAAGTACTGGATATTGACCGCTATCACCGCCGTATGGGCATGGTTTACGGCGCCGAAAAAACAATAAAGGCAATGATGGCCGATCCCGTAGTGCGCAATATGATCCTGGCTTACACCGATGGCATCAACAGTTATATCCATCAGCTAAGCCCGAGAAATTACCCCATAGAGTTTAAACTCCTTAACTATGCCCCCGAAGACTGGAAACCTATCAACTGCGCCTTCTTGCTTAAGCTGATGTCGGAAACATTGGCCGGCGGCTCAAACGAATTTGCCATGACCAACATCCTGCGCAAATTTGGCCCCACTACTACAAATGATCTCTTTCCCGATTATCCTATGCACGAAGATCCCATCATCCCGACGGGGACAAAATGGGATTATTTTAAGCCATTGCCCATTCCCAAACCATCCGCTAATTTTTTAGCCGGCATGGCGGATAGTGCAAATACTAAACCCCGTGTTGAAGGTATCGGCAGCAATAACTGGGCGGTAGCGGGCAGTAAAACAGCAAGCGGGTATCCTATTTTAGCTAACGATCCCCATCTTAACCTCACACTACCTTCTATCTGGTACCAGGTACAGCTTTCGGCGCCGGGCATGAATGTGTATGGTGTATCATTACCGGGTGCCCCCTGTGTTATTTTAGGCTTTAACAATAACATCAGCTGGGGTATTACCAATGTTGATGCCGACGTACTGGATTGGTACCAGGAAAAATTCAGGAATACCAAAATGGATGAGTACTGGTACAATAACAAATGGAATAAAACTACCCGCCGTATTGAAAAAATTGAAGTACTTGGTCAAAAAGCGGTTTACGATACAATAGTTTATACTCACCATGGCCCGGTTGTGTATCAAAATAATGCTCAAAAAGCCGATGGCCCTGATTTTGTTCCGGTTGGACATTCTTTAAGGTGGATAGCACACGAATCATCCAACGAATTGATGGCTATGTACCTGCTTAATACAGGCAAAAACTATGACGATTACCGCAAGGCGCTTACCTTTTTCAGTGCCCCTGCTTCAAATTTTGTTTTTGCCAGTAAAGACGATATCGCCATAACGCCAAACGGTAAATACCCGCTTAAATACAAAGACCAGGGGAAATTTATTTTAGATGGAACCGACCCGGCAGACGACTGGCATGGCTGGATACCATTTGAGCAGGATCCAACCATTACAAATCCGCCTCGGGGATTTGTAAGCTCAGCCAATCAGTCGTCAACAGATCCTTCTTATCCTTATTATATCAACTGGTCATTTGCACCCTATGAACGCGGTAAACGTATTAACGACAGACTTTCGGTTATGACCAAAGCCACCGTTGATAGTATGCGCATCCTCCAAACAGATGTATACAGTATCCGGGCACAGGACATTTTACCAACGCTGCTTAAATATATCGACCCGACAAAACTTGATGCCGCACAACTTAGTGCTTACGATCAGATTAATATGTGGGACAAAAATTTTTCGCCGAATTCAATAGGTGCTACTGTGTTTGCCAACTGGTGGTCGCAATTGTACAATGCTGTGTGGGGGGATGATTTTGCAGATAAGACCCTGCAGAACAATTTTCCTTCAGTAGATCGCACAGAAAAGCTACTGCTTAAAGAACCAACTTCCAAATGGTTTGATGATATCCGCACACCAGCAAAGGAAACTGCCGCAGATATCGTTAATAAAGCTTTTGCAGCTGCGGTAAAGGAAATTACCGACAAATGTGGTAAACCCGGAGCAAATTGGCAATGGGGTAAATTTAAAAAAATGGAGATAGCCAGCCTTTCACGCCAGCCGGCTTTTGGTTCAGGCAATTTTGAATCAGGCGGCACAGCATCAACGGTTAATGCCCTTCATGACGGGCATGGCCCTTCATGGCGCATGGTGGTGCAAATGGGGCCCCAGGTAAAGGGTTACGGTATTTTTCCCGGCGGCGAATCAGGTAATCCCGGCAGCTTTTTCTATAATGATATGTTCAAAACCTGGAATGAGGGACAATTAAAAGAACTGCTCTTCATGCAATCAGTAAATGAACAGTCACCACGCATAAAATCAACTTATACAATAACCGGTAAATAA
- a CDS encoding VOC family protein: MKAIEIISIPVTDQQAAKAFYLKIGFEILVEANFEKQTWIQMAFPGSPVSITLVNWFPEMPAGSVRGLVIKTDDLDKDIADLKAKGLEVGNVDTTPWGRFATVKDPDGNALSLHAK; this comes from the coding sequence ATGAAAGCAATTGAAATTATTTCCATCCCCGTAACCGACCAACAAGCAGCCAAAGCGTTTTATCTGAAAATTGGCTTCGAAATATTGGTTGAAGCGAATTTCGAAAAACAAACCTGGATCCAGATGGCATTTCCCGGCTCGCCTGTTTCCATCACCCTCGTAAACTGGTTCCCGGAAATGCCGGCGGGAAGTGTACGCGGCCTTGTAATTAAAACCGACGACCTGGATAAAGATATAGCAGATCTTAAAGCCAAAGGCCTTGAAGTAGGCAATGTTGACACAACCCCATGGGGTCGCTTTGCCACTGTTAAGGATCCCGACGGAAATGCGTTGAGCCTGCATGCGAAATAA
- a CDS encoding glycoside hydrolase family 13 protein, translating to MRKTLLSALCCLLAALGVKAQTPALERVEPMSWWVGMSNPNLQLVVHGSNIAARNVVLTYPGVKLNAVHKVENPNYLFIDLQIFSSAIPGTFPIKFKKAGEKDLTYSYTLNKRDKSAGRAQGVTSKDLIYLIMPDRFSNGDAANDSFDNLRERGIHRDSMFSRHGGDLQGIMNHLDYLKNLGITAIWLTPEIENDEPSASYHGYAVTDYYKIDPRYGTNELYKKFVEKCHSMGLKVIKDLVHNHAGTEGYLIQDMPMKSWVHQWPGYTKSNFRDAAVMDPHASPMDRKLMQDGWFDHRMADLNQDNVYVQNYLTQNHIWWVEYAGIDGFRLDTYPYNEPVYMAKWAKDVKAEFPKLSIFGETLVWSAANQAFFTQGNTVNRGFDTQLPGVTDAVLKDAIYEAINGNDGWTDGVGRLYSVVAQDFLYQDATRNTIFMDNHDMSRLLSMVGEDVTKYKSAMAMLLTMRGVPQMYYGDEILMKNYSNPDGLVREDFPGGWAGDKENKFTAEGRSKKENDAFNYVSKLANYRKSTTALQAGKMMQFVPEKGIYVYFRYDAQKTVMIMFNSSDKEQETTTARYFERIGDAKKARNVLTDEMIGLDKVTIPGKTTLVLELIPGVTH from the coding sequence ATGAGAAAAACCTTACTATCCGCCTTATGCTGCTTGCTGGCTGCTTTGGGTGTAAAGGCACAAACGCCTGCACTTGAGCGTGTTGAGCCCATGTCCTGGTGGGTTGGCATGAGCAACCCCAACCTGCAACTGGTGGTTCATGGCAGTAACATCGCCGCCCGGAATGTAGTGCTTACTTACCCCGGTGTAAAGCTTAATGCAGTTCATAAAGTTGAAAATCCGAATTATTTATTCATCGACCTGCAAATTTTTTCATCGGCAATTCCGGGAACGTTCCCGATAAAATTTAAGAAAGCAGGCGAAAAAGACCTTACTTACAGTTATACGCTTAATAAACGCGACAAGTCGGCGGGTAGGGCACAAGGTGTTACCAGTAAAGATCTGATCTATCTCATTATGCCTGACAGGTTTAGCAATGGCGATGCTGCCAACGACTCATTTGATAACCTGCGTGAGCGAGGCATCCACCGCGATTCGATGTTTAGCCGCCATGGAGGTGACCTACAGGGAATCATGAACCATTTGGATTACCTGAAAAATTTAGGCATTACTGCTATCTGGCTTACCCCCGAAATTGAAAACGATGAGCCAAGCGCATCATATCACGGTTATGCCGTTACCGATTATTATAAGATAGACCCCCGCTACGGCACTAATGAGCTTTACAAAAAGTTTGTTGAAAAATGCCACAGCATGGGGCTTAAGGTTATTAAAGACCTTGTACATAACCACGCAGGTACCGAAGGTTACCTGATACAGGATATGCCGATGAAAAGCTGGGTACACCAGTGGCCAGGTTATACCAAATCAAACTTTCGCGACGCGGCTGTGATGGATCCGCACGCTTCACCAATGGACCGCAAGCTAATGCAGGATGGCTGGTTTGACCACCGCATGGCCGATTTGAACCAGGATAATGTTTACGTGCAAAACTATCTTACCCAAAACCACATCTGGTGGGTTGAGTATGCTGGTATCGATGGTTTCAGGCTGGATACTTATCCTTATAATGAACCTGTTTATATGGCCAAATGGGCAAAAGACGTAAAAGCCGAGTTTCCGAAGCTTTCCATATTTGGCGAAACACTGGTATGGTCGGCAGCTAACCAGGCATTTTTTACGCAGGGCAATACGGTTAACCGGGGTTTTGATACCCAGCTACCCGGTGTAACCGATGCTGTTTTAAAAGATGCCATTTATGAAGCTATTAATGGTAATGATGGCTGGACAGACGGCGTTGGTCGCTTGTATTCGGTAGTAGCTCAGGACTTTCTGTACCAGGATGCTACCCGCAATACCATATTTATGGATAACCACGATATGAGCCGTTTATTATCAATGGTAGGGGAGGATGTTACCAAATACAAGTCGGCTATGGCTATGCTGCTTACCATGAGGGGCGTGCCTCAAATGTATTATGGCGATGAGATCCTGATGAAAAACTACTCGAACCCCGATGGTTTGGTACGCGAGGACTTCCCGGGCGGCTGGGCCGGCGATAAGGAAAACAAATTTACTGCCGAAGGCCGCAGTAAAAAAGAAAATGACGCTTTTAATTATGTGAGTAAGCTGGCTAATTACCGCAAAAGCACTACTGCTCTGCAAGCCGGTAAAATGATGCAGTTTGTACCCGAAAAAGGTATTTATGTTTATTTCAGATACGATGCTCAAAAAACTGTAATGATCATGTTCAACAGCAGCGATAAGGAACAGGAAACTACTACCGCACGGTATTTTGAGCGTATTGGCGATGCCAAAAAAGCGAGGAATGTTCTAACGGATGAAATGATTGGTCTGGATAAAGTAACTATACCGGGCAAAACAACTTTAGTGTTAGAATTAATACCCGGTGTTACCCATTAA
- a CDS encoding (2Fe-2S) ferredoxin domain-containing protein: MSKFTIPDKVLYVCVGSKCGKRGGKEMYKIAKSYIKHHHGPEELEVIETECTDRCKYAPVCSIQPGNTWLKEYHAKDVLKLMDLIG, from the coding sequence ATGAGCAAATTTACCATACCTGATAAAGTGTTGTACGTATGCGTAGGCAGCAAATGCGGAAAAAGAGGCGGTAAGGAGATGTACAAAATTGCAAAATCGTACATTAAACATCATCACGGCCCCGAAGAGTTGGAGGTAATTGAAACCGAATGCACCGACAGGTGTAAGTATGCCCCGGTGTGCAGTATCCAGCCCGGTAATACCTGGTTAAAGGAATATCACGCTAAAGATGTTTTGAAACTGATGGACTTGATTGGGTAG
- a CDS encoding lipid-binding SYLF domain-containing protein: MKTLKFLRLPVLLGLFFVMISAKPADDSKQTERIHNSSNVLKEFAKMKESIPHQLLEEYEGIVIIPKLINAGFGIGGKRGKGVAMVKLGNGKWSDPVFVTLTGGSFGLQIGVQSVDLVLVFRHKGVLTKVKNGDFTIGGDISAAAGPVGRSSTASTDYKLQAEVYSYSRSRGLFAGITINGSNLGIDKDSNAAYYGAKATSQDIFAQASSNTEAVKTLKETLAAF; the protein is encoded by the coding sequence ATGAAAACATTAAAATTCTTGAGACTCCCGGTTTTGTTAGGTCTCTTTTTTGTAATGATATCGGCAAAACCGGCCGATGACAGCAAACAGACAGAACGCATCCATAATTCATCAAATGTGTTGAAAGAGTTTGCCAAGATGAAAGAAAGCATCCCACATCAGCTATTGGAAGAATACGAAGGGATTGTGATCATCCCCAAACTGATCAATGCAGGCTTTGGCATTGGCGGTAAACGCGGCAAAGGTGTGGCAATGGTGAAACTGGGTAATGGCAAATGGAGTGATCCGGTGTTTGTTACCTTAACAGGCGGTAGCTTTGGCTTGCAAATCGGCGTACAATCTGTCGACCTGGTGCTGGTGTTCCGCCATAAAGGTGTGTTAACCAAAGTTAAAAATGGCGATTTTACCATCGGTGGCGATATTTCTGCAGCAGCCGGCCCTGTTGGCCGCAGTTCGACTGCAAGTACCGATTATAAGCTGCAGGCCGAGGTTTACTCATACTCACGCAGCCGTGGTTTGTTTGCCGGGATAACCATCAATGGCTCAAACCTGGGCATTGATAAGGATTCAAACGCTGCTTATTATGGAGCCAAAGCCACCTCGCAGGATATTTTTGCTCAGGCAAGCAGCAATACCGAGGCGGTTAAAACATTAAAAGAAACATTGGCCGCGTTTTAA